One Helicoverpa armigera isolate CAAS_96S chromosome 12, ASM3070526v1, whole genome shotgun sequence DNA window includes the following coding sequences:
- the LOC126054166 gene encoding uncharacterized protein LOC126054166 — translation MTRSVVLLCVTASLFSGVLCSSDYHSYHEALTDDNKRCVGECQQGQCVSYCAINCVQGEVRTKPCHPTSNKTKVYTSLDNHACRSNCDKFGIGFEWCITDEDQVKWEFCSRAVALKGRLRYTTRDDFLTCSDECGKHGFETYDDWCHTISVWKYCNDREKNEKVFVPEYPTQSGNTCVTPCMFYLSKTATFCYDNKGLWTRCYFNPHYEPVLHSLTSQLRSACINKFGTYTSNGYEMCSGHLSRAKREVSCDLDVSTIAERHRADNPSDIVRVIDPHEPITRDTNPILSYTMMPRRVSFGDRNNVANVDLPLVLEARLTQYTLLPEGSKREEFHSYLNNHYLHMSPDRRLRNVNNINNNYDEVGYLLGSVLGGPTEIYNIFPLTWRLNKGDDSAWHQKEQHMADFLRNHNDRYIEFLAVLGYQQDNNSRLITRPDYIGIRLRFYENNILVDRHGNQVNSFEDNETENMFFSNDPDEDCHIW, via the coding sequence ATGACTAGATCAGTCGTACTGTTGTGTGTCACAGCATCGCTGTTCTCTGGTGTGCTGTGCTCATCGGATTATCACTCCTATCACGAAGCATTAACTGACGATAATAAGCGGTGTGTAGGGGAGTGTCAACAGGGACAGTGTGTCTCCTATTGCGCCATAAATTGTGTTCAAGGGGAGGTAAGGACTAAACCATGCCACCCGACGAGTAACAAAACGAAGGTCTACACGTCCTTAGACAATCACGCATGCCGAAGCAACTGCGACAAGTTCGGAATTGGGTTTGAATGGTGCATTACTGATGAAGATCAAGTTAAATGGGAATTCTGCAGTCGTGCTGTAGCTCTCAAAGGCCGTCTCAGATACACCACGCGTGATGACTTCTTGACATGCTCTGATGAGTGTGGAAAGCACGGCTTTGAAACATACGATGATTGGTGTCACACAATCAGTGTCTGGAAGTATTGTAACGATCGAGAAAAGAACGAGAAAGTCTTCGTACCGGAATATCCAACCCAAAGTGGAAATACGTGTGTAACCCCGTGCATGTTCTACCTAAGTAAGACCGCGACCTTCTGTTATGACAACAAAGGCTTGTGGACGCGATGCTACTTCAATCCACACTATGAGCCTGTACTGCACTCACTCACAAGCCAGTTACGAAGTGCTTGTATCAATAAGTTTGGCACCTACACTAGCAATGGATATGAAATGTGTTCTGGTCACCTGTCAAGAGCCAAACGCGAGGTTTCTTGCGATTTGGATGTGAGTACTATTGCGGAACGACACAGAGCTGACAATCCATCGGACATAGTGCGTGTTATAGACCCACATGAACCTATAACTCGAGATACCAACCCCATCTTATCGTACACCATGATGCCAAGGCGAGTGTCGTTTGGGGATCGCAACAACGTGGCAAATGTTGACCTGCCACTAGTATTAGAGGCGCGACTAACACAATACACCCTGTTACCTGAAGGCTCGAAGAGAGAAGAATTTCATAGCTACCTCAACAATCACTACCTTCACATGAGCCCCGATCGAAGATTGCGCAATGTCAACAATATCAACAATAACTATGATGAGGTAGGTTACCTACTGGGGTCTGTATTGGGTGGACCCACGGAGATCTACAACATATTCCCACTAACTTGGCGTTTGAATAAAGGTGATGATTCGGCATGGCACCAAAAGGAGCAACATATGGCAGACTTTCTGCGGAACCATAATGACAGGTACATCGAATTCCTGGCAGTACTCGGCTATCAGCAAGACAATAACAGCCGTCTGATAACTCGCCCTGATTACATCGGAATCCGTCTGAGGTTTTATGAGAACAATATTTTGGTGGACCGTCACGGTAACCAAGTCAACTCATTTGAGGACAATgaaactgaaaacatgttctTTTCTAATGATCCAGATGAAGATTGTCATATATGGTAG
- the LOC126054167 gene encoding uncharacterized protein LOC126054167, producing MTRSVVLLCVTASLFSSVLCSWEYHSYLEALTDDNTRCLGECLLGQCVYYWSTNIKPCHPTKNETKFYTSYDNYPCQSNCDKFRKGYEWCVTGENQWDYCSRAVALKGRLRHTTQNDYLTCSDECGKHDYPNYDNWCHTIKNYQYCDVDDKIFVPEYPTYDGTTCVTPCMFYDSETETYCYDNYGSWRRCYLNPQYEHVLHSLTRKLRSNCIKKFGNYTSKGYKVCKNLSRSKRYDFSFHECDLDVSAIAERHRAENPSDQVRVIDPHEPITRDTDPILSYTMMPRRVRFGDRNNVANVDLPLVLEAQLTRYTLLPVGADREGFTPYVSNHYNRMNPNRRFTTVNNNYDERGHILASRLGGPMEAFNIFPQTWRLNHGSGSSWFEMEQHMANFLRNRDDRYIEFLAVLGYLRDNNGRLIPRPDHIGIRLRFHQNNILVNRYGNRLNSFEDNETEDMFFSNDPDDDCVVMVANGVL from the coding sequence ATGACTAGATCAGTCGTACTATTGTGTGTCACAGCATCGCTGTTCTCTAGTGTGCTGTGCTCATGGGAGTATCACTCCTACCTTGAAGCATTAACTGACGATAATACCCGGTGTTTGGGAGAGTGTCTTCTGGGGCAGTGTGTCTACTATTGGAGTACAAATATTAAACCATGTCATCCTACGAAAAATGAAACGAAGTTCTACACGTCCTATGACAATTATCCATGCCAGAGCAACTGTGACAAGTTCCGAAAAGGATATGAATGGTGCGTTACGGGTGAAAATCAATGGGACTACTGCAGTCGTGCTGTCGCTCTCAAAGGCCGTCTCAGACACACCACACAAAATGATTACTTGACATGCTCTGACGAGTGTGGAAAGCACGACTATCCAAACTACGATAATTGGTGTCACACGATCAAGAACTACCAGTATTGTGATGTGGACGACAAAATCTTCGTGCCTGAATATCCAACCTACGATGGAACTACGTGTGTAACTCCGTGCATGTTCTACGACAGTGAGACTGAGACCTACTGCTATGACAACTACGGCTCCTGGAGGCGATGCTACCTCAACCCACAGTACGAGCACGTGCTGCACTCACTCACGCGCAAACTACGAAGCAATTGTATCAAAAAGTTTGGCAACTACACCAGCAAAGGATACAAAGTGTGTAAAAACTTGTCAAGATCGAAACGCTACGATTTTTCATTCCACGAATGCGATTTGGACGTGAGTGCTATTGCGGAACGACATAGAGCTGAGAATCCATCCGATCAGGTGCGTGTTATAGACCCACATGAACCTATAACCCGCGACACGGATCCCATCTTATCGTACACCATGATGCCGAGGCGAGTGCGGTTTGGGGATCGCAACAACGTGGCAAATGTCGACCTGCCACTGGTATTAGAGGCGCAATTGACACGCTACACTCTGTTACCTGTCGGCGCTGATAGAGAAGGATTTACTCCCTATGTGAGTAACCACTACAATCGCATGAACCCTAACCGAAGATTTACCACTGTCAACAATAACTACGATGAACGAGGTCACATCTTGGCGTCTAGACTAGGTGGACCTATGGAGGCCTTCAATATCTTCCCGCAAACATGGCGTTTGAACCACGGCAGTGGTTCTTCGTGGTTTGAAATGGAGCAACACATGGCAAACTTTCTGCGGAACCGCGACGACCGGTACATCGAATTTCTGGCGGTGCTCGGCTACCTGCGAGACAATAATGGCCGTCTGATCCCTCGACCTGATCACATCGGAATCCGACTGAGATTCCATCAGAACAATATTTTGGTGAACCGTTACGGTAACAGACTCAACTCTTTTGAGGACAATGAAACTGAAGACATGTTCTTTTCTAATGATCCAGATGATGATTGTGTTGTGATGGTGGCCAATGGAGTGCTATAG